The genomic region TTGCCCCCGGCACCACGTTCAACAAGGACCCCGCCACCGGGCAGGCCTACACCTACAGCGTGAGCTTTTCCAACCTGACGCTGAACCCGGCCACCAACACCCTGACGGCCACCTACAACATCACCAGCACCGACCCGGCCTTCACCCCTCCAGCGGCGCAAACCCTCAGCCCCATCAAGATTGGTGAGAAAAACGAGTTCAGCATCAACGGCCTGCCTGCAGGCATGTCGATGAAAATCACGGCCAACCCCACCAAGGCGGTGGACGGCACCGTCACGCTGGCACCGGCAGATGGGGACACCATCAACATCTCGCCCAATGCCAGCATGTTCAGTGTGCTGGACAAGGCCATTGCCGAACTGAAGGCGGCCCCCAACTCCAACATGGCGGCCCAGGCCGCCAGCCAGGCCCTGGCCAACGTGGATATCGGGCTCGAACGCATGAGCAACATCCGCAGTTATGCGGGTGAACTGCTCAACCGTGCAGACCGCATCACCGGTGACCAGGACAAACGCTCCGTCCAGCTGGAAGGCGACCGTTCACGGGCCGAGGATCTGGATATGATCAAAGGCATTTCGGATTTTCAGAACCAGCAAACAGGCTATGAGGCAGCACTCAAGTCGTACGCGATGGTTCAGAAGCTGTCCCTTTTCAATTACCTCGGCTAGCGCTTCGATCCGCATAGCACGCGGGTCGGGCGGACGACCCACATCGCCTGAGAGCACATGGTCCAATCCGTTCTTGGCAGTCTGATCCTGGGCTATCGCCCCCTGTGGAACCGTGCGCGCCAACTCGCAGGTGTGCAGCTGTACGTACACAACGAGTCTTCGCAGGTCGTGGATGCAGGCCACCTGCTGCGCACCTTGCAGGAGCTGTGGTCCGCCAGCTCTCCGCCCCTGCTGCTGTCACCCCAGTCACACCAGTTGCTGTCATCCCTGCTGCAGAGCGCACCGCGCGGCTCCCCGTGGATTGAGGTGCGCAACGACTGGCTGGGCGACTCCACCATCTTCCACCAGGTGCGGGCTGCGCACCGCCGCGGCCTCAAGCTGGTATGGCGCGGCGAGATGGCCAACCTGCCCCCGGCCGAGATCGCCCGCTGCTTTGACAACAGCCTGCTCACGCTGCGCCCGGAAGACGCCATTGCGGCACTTCAGCGTGGGCCACAACCAGCGGGTGGTGGCAAGGCACCTGCGCGCAATATCAGCCCGATTCTTGCCGGGCAGATGTACGAAAACGTGGCCAGCCGCGCACTGATGGAACATTGCCTGGACCACAATGCCCTGGCAATTGCGGGGTGGCCTGCAGAGGATGTGCTCTACAGCATGCGGCACACGCCCCAGCAGGCCTCGCACGATGTCATCCACAAGCTCATGCGGGCCATCGACTCAGAGCAGTCGCTGGAAACCTTTGAAGACATCCTGAGCGAAGACCCCATCCTGGCCTACCGGTTCATGATTTACACGAACTCGGCGGCGCTGGGCCTGCGCACGGGCATCGATTCGCTGCGGCGCGGGCTGGTGATGATGGGCTACAGCTCCATCCAGCGCTGGCTGTCGGACCAGCTGCCGCACTCCAGCACCGAACCCAACATGCACCCCATCCGGCAGGCGATGGTGATGCGCGCTTTGCTCACCACCCAGCTGCTCAATCCGGGCATGGAAAAAGAACTGAGGCGCGAAATTTATCTGTGCGCCCTGCTGTCGCAGATGGATGAACTGTTGCGCGAGCCCCTGGGCACCATCCTGCGCCGCATCCCGCTGTCTGAGCGCATCTATGACGCCACCGTGCTGCACACCGGCCCCTATGCGCCTAGCCTGCAAATGGCCTGTGCGCTGGAAAGCGACGACGTCAGCGCCATCCGCCACCTGTGCGAAGAAAACGAGATGGAGCTGGAAGAGGTGAACCGCGCCCTGTTGCGCGTGCTGAGCGAACTCGAAGTAGAGCGCCCCGTCACCAAGCGCTGAGCTGCCCTGGCCAGGCGTTCGTCGCAGGCAGTGCCCGCAGTACGACAAGACGGAACAACGACCCTGGGGGGGTTGTGTTGGCGGCTCTTACTCCAGCACCCCTGGCTGGGTCACCAGATAGCGCTGCAAGGCTGCAATGGCCTGCCGCACCTTGGCGGGCTGTGCATCCCGCTGGGGTGTCACCGCCCAGATATCGAGCGTGCCCATCGTCCACTGCGGCAGCAACCTGACCAGACGGCCCGAGGCCAGCGCGTCCTGCACATCCAGGCTGCCCATCAGCGCCACACCCAGGCCCGCCTCGCACATTTGCTGAATGGACAACTGGTTGTTGCTCACAATCCGCGGCTCCACCCGCAGGCCGCGGGTCGCGCCCTCCGGGCCTCTCAGGTCCAGCAGCAGGCCCGCCCCTTCGCGCGCAAAGCCCAGCCAGCCGTGGGCCAGCAGGGCGTCTGGCGTTTCCGGGCTGCCATGCCGGTGCAGATACTCAGGCGAGGCGCAGAGCCACCACTCCAGCGCCCCCAGCCTGCGTGCCGCCCAGGTCGAGTCGGCCAGGCGGCCAAAGCGCACCGCCAGGTCAACCCGGGCGCTGATGAGGTCAATGGGGGCATCGTCCACCAGCAACCGCAGCCGCAGCGAGGGGTGTTGCGCCAGCATGGTCCCGAGGGCAGGAGCCACATGCCGAGCAAAGCCCACGGTGGCAGACATGCGCAACTCGCCACTGGGCGCATCGCGCGCGGCCGCCAGCTCGGCCCGCGCCTGCTCCGCCGCGGCGCACATGGCTGCGCACTGGGCGTGATAACGCTGGCCTGCTTCGGTCAAGGCCAGTTTGCGGGTGGAGCGGTGCAGCAGCGTCACGCCCTCCTCCCGCTCCAGCTGGCGCACCTGCTGGCTGACTGCTGACGGACTCAAACCCAGGGCACGGCCTGCGCCCGTCATCGAACCGTGCTGCACCACGCTGGCAAACACGGCCATCCGCTTGAGGTCGTCCAACGCATTCTCCTGTGGCAAAGACGCTGTTCAAAGGCCTCATTTTGAAGCAGTGCTTCAAAGACAAAGCATTTTCCAGCCTCTACCGCAATGCGTACATAAAAAATAAGCTTGCAGCATCTTCACTGTTTGCAGGAACACACCATGCACATCGCACTGATTGGCGCTACCGGTTTTGTGGGCACCGCCTTGTTGAATGAACTGCTGCAACGCGGCCACCGCGTGACGGCCCTGGCCCGCGACCCGGCCAAGATCCGCTCGCGTGAAGGCCTCACCGTGGTGCAGGCCGACGCGACAGACGCCGCGCAGGTAGCCCAGGCCATTCAAGGGGTGGACGCCGTGGCCAGTGCCTACAACCCTGGCTGGACGCATCCCGACCTGCACGATGAGTTTCTGCGGGGCAGCCGGGCCATCACGGCAGGCGTCAAGGCCGCTGGCGTTCAGCGCCTGCTGGTGGTGGGCGGTGCAGGCAGCCTGTACGTGGCCCCTGGCGTGCAGCTGGTGGACACCCCCCAGTTCCCGGCCGAATGGAAAAACGGCGCACTGGCCGCCCGTGAAGCGCTGAACCTGCTGCGCCAAGAATCCACGCTGCAATGGACCTTCCTCTCGCCCGCCATCCTGCTGGAGCCGGGCGAGCGCACGGGCCACTACCGCCTGGGCACCGAGTCCCCCTTGATGAACGGCGATCAGCCCGGCAAGATCAGCGTGGCCGACCTGGCAGTGGCCATCGTGGACGAGCTGGAGGCTCCACGCCACCTGCAGCAGCGCTTCACGGTAGCTTACTGAACTCAGATCGCTACGTTTTTGATAGCTTTTTGCGCTTATCCATCAAGCACTACAAGCCCATTTGACCTTCACCCTCCACTGATCTGCCAGAAAGCCTGGACTGGACCAGTCCACCGAATCTCTGAGATCAGCGGTGTGGGAGGGTCATGCATTACCCGCCCTTTGCAGCACTTTACGCAGCCCATACAGGGCTTGATACGCGGTTCACGGCAGCGGCAGAACATCGGTGTTTTGCACAAAGGAACTCCTGCCATGAACCTCGCCAAGACCCTGTGGATGCCCCTGGCTTTGCTGGCCGCTGCGGCGCAAGCGCAACCTTCGGGCCCACCACCTTCCGGCGAACGCCCGCCCATCAGCGCAGAAATGAAGGCGGCTTTTGAGGCCTGCATGTCGCAAGGCAAACCTGGGGATGCAGCATTTGACGCCTGCATGACCGCCAAGGGCTTCAAGAAGCCCGAGGGGCAACCGCCAGCGCGCTAAGAACCTGTTCAAGATCTTTTTGGGGATCATCAACAGACTCTTACTTCATCGCCGCCACCACCTGCTGGAAGGTTTGCCAAAACGCCGCCTCCTGCGTGGTCGCAAAGTTGATGCGCATGAGCGTGCTGGGTTTGCGCTCGGCATGGAACAGCGCCCCTGGGGCCAGCAGGTAGCCCTCGTCCAGCATGCGCTGGGCCAGGGCATCGGTGTCCACGCCCGTCTCCACCCATCCGAACAGACCTGTCGGCTCGGCGGCAAAGGTGCACCCGGCCTGCAGGGCCAGCTTGACGCTGCGAGAGCGGGCCGCATCAAGCCGGGTACGGATGCGCTCAGCATGGCGGCGCAGCTGGCCCTGCTCTATGCACAGGGCCAGCGCCTTCTCCAGCAAAGCCGGGGTGGTCAGCGTGGCCAGCAGCTTGGTGTCGAGCAAGGGCTCAATCAACAAAGGGGGCACCGCCATGAAACCGATGCGCCAGTTGGGCGCCAATATCTTGGCGAACCCGCTGACGTAGATGGTGCGCTGCAGCCCGTCGAGCGCCGTGAGGCGCGTGGCGTGCTCGGGCGCAATGTGGCTGTAGGTGTCGTCTTCAACCACATGGAAGTTGTGCTGGTTGGCCAGCTGCAGCACGCGGTGGGCGCTGCCGGGCGTGAGGCAATAGCCCGTAGGGTTGTGGAACACGCTCACGCTCACGTAGAGCTTGGGCTTGTGTACCTCGCAGTAGCGCGCCATCACCTCCAGGTCAGGCCCATCGGGCTTGCGCGGCACGGGCAGGATGTGCATGCCCAGCGCTGCCAGCCGCGCAAACTCCACGGCCCAGCCCGGTTCTTCCACCATCACCGGATCGCCGGGGCGCAGCAGGGTGCGGCTCACAATGTCCAGCGCATGCGTGGCCCCCACGGTGGTGATGATGTGCTCCGGCGAGGTGTGCACGTTGAGGGTGGAGAGCTTTTTGGCCAGCACGCGGCGCAGATGGGCGTCACCCAGCGGCTCGCCGTACTGCAGCGAAAACTCCTGCAGATGGCGTGAATGGGTCACCTTGCGCACGGCAGCAGGCATGAAGGTGGACTCCAGCCAGCTGGGCGGAAACACGCCCATGCCCGGCTGTGGCTTGTCGCTGATCTTGTGGAACATGCCGCGGATAAGCGCCGTGGCGTTGACGGGTGACACCCCCGGCACGCGGCCCGCCGCACGGGCGGCAAACCAGTGGGCCGTGCTCCAGCGCGCCGCCATGCGGTCCACCGCCGCGTCTTCGATCAGGCCCTCAGGCTGCGCGTCTCCCAGGGGCGCTCCAGCGGCGCCACGCCCGTTCTCCCGCACAAAAAAGCCGCGGTTCTTGCGCGCCTCCACCAGCCCTTGCGCCAGCAACTGGTCATACGCCGCCACCACCGTAGACGGGCTTACACCGTGCTGCTGTGCACACTGGCGCACCGAAGGCAAGCGCGCCCCGGGTGCCAGCAAGCGGTTGCGGATGCGCTCTGCAAACCGGGCGGAGAGCTGCTCGGTGAGGGACTGGGTGGACGATTTCATCAGCATAGGGTTATCCCGGAGGCGCGGTTTTCTGTACTGTCCTGCCAAGCAATACAGATCCGCCACTGCGCTGTCTGTCTGTATTGGTCGTGTACTGGTCTTGAAGATTACATTGAATGTCCATTCCCCACAACAAGACCTTCCCTCCCACTGCCCCAATGAGCGCTGCCGAACTCACCGCCCTGCTGCTGTTTTGCACCGCCATGAGCTTTTCGCCGGGGCCGAACACCACGCTGTCTACCGCCCTGGCGGCCAACCTGGGCCTCAGGCGCGCGCTGCGCTTTTGCCTGGCGGTGCCCACGGGCTGGACGCTGCTCATGCTGTGCAGCGGCCTGGGGCTGGGGGCCCTCATCACCGGGGTGCCTGCCTTGCGTTGGGCGGTGACCCTGCTGGGTGTGGCGTACATGCTGTGGCTGGCAGCCAAGCTGGCGCGGGCCGGGCAGATGAGCACGGTGGACGCTTCACGCCTGCAAGTCACCTTCTGGCAGGGCGTGGGCCTGCAGTTCCTCAACATCAAGGCGTGGATGCTGGCGCTGACGCTCTCGGCAGGCTGGGTGGTCAACGCGGCCGGGCAGCCTGCGACCAACCCCGGCGAGCGGCTAGCCATCATCTGCGGCGTGATGATGCTGTTCGCCTTCAGCAGCAACTTTGTGTATGCGCTGGTGGGCTCGTTGCTGCGCCAGTGGATGGCGCAGGGCTCGCGCCTGCTGTGGTTCAACCGTGCGCTGGCCCTGGTGCTGGTGCTCACCGCGACCTGGATGCTCACGCTATGACCATGAACGCTGCACAAGAGAAAGAGGCCCTGCTGTGGGGCATGGTGGGCATCACGCTGTTTGCCGCCACCCTGCCCATGACGCGATTGGCCGTGGGCAGTGCAGAGCTGCCCCAGCTCTCGCCGTGGTTTGTCACCTTCGGCCGCGCTGCCGTGGCGGGCGTGCTGTCCATCGGCTACCTGCTGTGGCAGCACAGCCAGGGCGCGTTGAATGTGCCCCGGCGCAGCGAATGGCCATTGCTGGCGGTCACGGCCTTTGGCGTCATCGTGGGGTTTCCGCTGTTTTTGGCGCTGGCATTGCGCCATGTGCCCAGCACGCACGGTGCAGTGGTCACTGCCCTGCTGCCTCTTTCTACCGCAGTGCTTGGAGCCCTGTGGTACCGGCAGCGCCCTTCCGGTGGCTTCTGGGCCTGTGCGGTGGCGGGCAGCGGCCTGGTGCTGGGCTTCATGGTGTGGCGCGCGGGCGGCATCTATCTGGGGGCAGCCAACATCTACCTCTTGATTGCCATGACCACCGGGGCGCTGGGCTACATCGGCGGTGCTCGCCTGACACCCCGACTGGGGGCCGAGCAGGTGATTTGCTGGGTGCTGGTGTGCAGCCTGCCGCTCACCCTGCCGGTGGCCGCCTGGTTTGCCCCCGCAGATCCGTCGCAAATCCGCGCCCCCGCCTGGATGGGCTTTGCCTACGTCGCCCTGTTTTCAATGTGGATCGGCTTTTTTGCCTGGTACCGCGCCCTGGCGCTGGGTGCCGTGCGGGTCAGCCAGATTCAGCTGATGCAGCCGTTTTTGAGCCTGCTGTTTGCCGTGCCGCTGGCCGGTGAACGGCTGGACGCCACCACGCTGGTGTTTGCACTGGCCGTGATCGCCACGGTGTACGTGGGCAAAAAGATGCCCATCGCATCCCACCCCGCCCCCAACACCACACCCACTGACGGAAAGCCCGCATGAAACTCAGCCACATCCCCTTTGGCACGACCGACTGGGCCACCGTGCCCCGCGAAGAGAAAAGCGCGCAGGCAGGCCAGGCCTTCTGGCGCACGCAGCAGTTGGGCGACGTGCGGGTGCGCATGGTGGAGTACACGCCGGGCTATGTATCGGACCATTGGTGCACCAAAGGACACATCCTGCTGTGCCTAAGTGGCGAGCTGCATACCGAGCTGCAGGACGGTCGGCAGTTCACCCTCAAGCCTGGTATGAGTTATCAGGTGGCGGACAATGCGGAACCACACCGGTCCACCGCACCACAAGGAGCCACCTTGTTCGTGGTGGACTGAGCCCCGGCACCGCTTTGCGCACGGGTTTTGATTTTTTCTGACGACTTTGCAACGCTGGGTGGCCCTGCAACGAGACCGCCCGAGGAGAACGAGAGTGAAACTGAACGACCTTCCACAGACCAGCACCTGGACCCTGGCCCGCCGCGCCGAGCGTATGAACCCTTCGGTCATCCGCGAAATCCTGAAGGTCACGGAAAAGCCCGGCATCATCAGTCTGGCCGGTGGCCTGCCCTCGCCCAAGACTTTCCCGGTCTCTGCCTTTGCCGAAGCCTCGGCCGCCGTGCTGGCCAACGATGGCGCGGCCGCGCTGCAATACGCCGCCAGCGAGGGCTACGGCCCGCTGCGCCAGGCGATTGCCGACTTTTTGCCCTGGGATGTGAACCCCGACCAGATCCTCATCACCACCGGCTCGCAGCAGGCGCTGGACCTGATTGCCAAGGTGCTGATCGACGAAAACAGCCGCGTGCTGGTGGAGACCCCCACCTACCTGGGCGCGCTGCAGGCCTTCACCCCCATGGAGCCCGCCGTGGTGTCCGTGGCCAGCGATGATGAAGGCGTGCTCATCGACGACCTGAAAGCCAAGGTGGGCACGGGTGCCGACAAGGCGCGATTCCTGTATGTGCTGCCCAACTTCCAGAATCCCACGGGCCGCACCATGAGCGATGCGCGTCGCGCCGCACTGGTGCAGGCGGCCGCCGAGCTGAACCTGCCCCTGGTGGAAGACAACCCCTACGGCGACCTGTGGTTTGACAACCCACCGCCCGCACCGCTCACGGCCCGCAACCCTGAGGGCTGCATCTACATGGGTTCGTTCTCCAAGGTGCTGGCTCCCGGTCTGCGCCTGGGCTTCAT from Acidovorax sp. DW039 harbors:
- a CDS encoding HDOD domain-containing protein — translated: MVQSVLGSLILGYRPLWNRARQLAGVQLYVHNESSQVVDAGHLLRTLQELWSASSPPLLLSPQSHQLLSSLLQSAPRGSPWIEVRNDWLGDSTIFHQVRAAHRRGLKLVWRGEMANLPPAEIARCFDNSLLTLRPEDAIAALQRGPQPAGGGKAPARNISPILAGQMYENVASRALMEHCLDHNALAIAGWPAEDVLYSMRHTPQQASHDVIHKLMRAIDSEQSLETFEDILSEDPILAYRFMIYTNSAALGLRTGIDSLRRGLVMMGYSSIQRWLSDQLPHSSTEPNMHPIRQAMVMRALLTTQLLNPGMEKELRREIYLCALLSQMDELLREPLGTILRRIPLSERIYDATVLHTGPYAPSLQMACALESDDVSAIRHLCEENEMELEEVNRALLRVLSELEVERPVTKR
- a CDS encoding LysR family transcriptional regulator; the encoded protein is MDDLKRMAVFASVVQHGSMTGAGRALGLSPSAVSQQVRQLEREEGVTLLHRSTRKLALTEAGQRYHAQCAAMCAAAEQARAELAAARDAPSGELRMSATVGFARHVAPALGTMLAQHPSLRLRLLVDDAPIDLISARVDLAVRFGRLADSTWAARRLGALEWWLCASPEYLHRHGSPETPDALLAHGWLGFAREGAGLLLDLRGPEGATRGLRVEPRIVSNNQLSIQQMCEAGLGVALMGSLDVQDALASGRLVRLLPQWTMGTLDIWAVTPQRDAQPAKVRQAIAALQRYLVTQPGVLE
- a CDS encoding NAD(P)-dependent oxidoreductase, yielding MHIALIGATGFVGTALLNELLQRGHRVTALARDPAKIRSREGLTVVQADATDAAQVAQAIQGVDAVASAYNPGWTHPDLHDEFLRGSRAITAGVKAAGVQRLLVVGGAGSLYVAPGVQLVDTPQFPAEWKNGALAAREALNLLRQESTLQWTFLSPAILLEPGERTGHYRLGTESPLMNGDQPGKISVADLAVAIVDELEAPRHLQQRFTVAY
- a CDS encoding PLP-dependent aminotransferase family protein gives rise to the protein MLMKSSTQSLTEQLSARFAERIRNRLLAPGARLPSVRQCAQQHGVSPSTVVAAYDQLLAQGLVEARKNRGFFVRENGRGAAGAPLGDAQPEGLIEDAAVDRMAARWSTAHWFAARAAGRVPGVSPVNATALIRGMFHKISDKPQPGMGVFPPSWLESTFMPAAVRKVTHSRHLQEFSLQYGEPLGDAHLRRVLAKKLSTLNVHTSPEHIITTVGATHALDIVSRTLLRPGDPVMVEEPGWAVEFARLAALGMHILPVPRKPDGPDLEVMARYCEVHKPKLYVSVSVFHNPTGYCLTPGSAHRVLQLANQHNFHVVEDDTYSHIAPEHATRLTALDGLQRTIYVSGFAKILAPNWRIGFMAVPPLLIEPLLDTKLLATLTTPALLEKALALCIEQGQLRRHAERIRTRLDAARSRSVKLALQAGCTFAAEPTGLFGWVETGVDTDALAQRMLDEGYLLAPGALFHAERKPSTLMRINFATTQEAAFWQTFQQVVAAMK
- a CDS encoding LysE family translocator; translated protein: MSAAELTALLLFCTAMSFSPGPNTTLSTALAANLGLRRALRFCLAVPTGWTLLMLCSGLGLGALITGVPALRWAVTLLGVAYMLWLAAKLARAGQMSTVDASRLQVTFWQGVGLQFLNIKAWMLALTLSAGWVVNAAGQPATNPGERLAIICGVMMLFAFSSNFVYALVGSLLRQWMAQGSRLLWFNRALALVLVLTATWMLTL
- a CDS encoding DMT family transporter yields the protein MNAAQEKEALLWGMVGITLFAATLPMTRLAVGSAELPQLSPWFVTFGRAAVAGVLSIGYLLWQHSQGALNVPRRSEWPLLAVTAFGVIVGFPLFLALALRHVPSTHGAVVTALLPLSTAVLGALWYRQRPSGGFWACAVAGSGLVLGFMVWRAGGIYLGAANIYLLIAMTTGALGYIGGARLTPRLGAEQVICWVLVCSLPLTLPVAAWFAPADPSQIRAPAWMGFAYVALFSMWIGFFAWYRALALGAVRVSQIQLMQPFLSLLFAVPLAGERLDATTLVFALAVIATVYVGKKMPIASHPAPNTTPTDGKPA
- a CDS encoding DHCW motif cupin fold protein; this encodes MKLSHIPFGTTDWATVPREEKSAQAGQAFWRTQQLGDVRVRMVEYTPGYVSDHWCTKGHILLCLSGELHTELQDGRQFTLKPGMSYQVADNAEPHRSTAPQGATLFVVD
- a CDS encoding PLP-dependent aminotransferase family protein codes for the protein MKLNDLPQTSTWTLARRAERMNPSVIREILKVTEKPGIISLAGGLPSPKTFPVSAFAEASAAVLANDGAAALQYAASEGYGPLRQAIADFLPWDVNPDQILITTGSQQALDLIAKVLIDENSRVLVETPTYLGALQAFTPMEPAVVSVASDDEGVLIDDLKAKVGTGADKARFLYVLPNFQNPTGRTMSDARRAALVQAAAELNLPLVEDNPYGDLWFDNPPPAPLTARNPEGCIYMGSFSKVLAPGLRLGFIVAPKAVYPKLLQAKQAADLHTPGYNQRLVAEVMKGNFLDRHVPTIRALYKQQCEAMLAALTQEMAGLDVHWNRPDGGMFLWVRLPEGMSAIDLLPKAVERNVAFVPGAAFYADNADPRTLRLSFVTSTAEQIATGIAALAAAIREHKG